The sequence below is a genomic window from Cucumis melo cultivar AY chromosome 5, USDA_Cmelo_AY_1.0, whole genome shotgun sequence.
aaggaactCAAATAGATGTCGACATAGTCTCTAAATCTTAGCAAGTTCAGTTAGATTTCTGAACTTTGGATTGTGGTTTTATACCATTTTTGTGATTTAAATGATAACACAAGTATGACGTGCTTATTGAACAAATATTGGTAGTTACTACTTTGTTTTGTCCAATTGTGAAGTCTCCGTcactattttttaatttatcgTTATTATGCCGGTCAATATTGTTCAATATGGCATGTCATCTTATGGTTGCTATCAACGAAGACTATACAGAACCACAATGCAAGTTCAAATAACGAACTAAATGGACACAATTATCAAAGTTGAAAAGACtacatttaaattttaaccaacCTAGCTTAGCTGCCTTGACACAGTTGTGTTACTGACTCTCACTCATTTGACAACGGCAATGAATTGCAGGATGAGAagctaaaagaagaaaatcttGATTCAAGATTGAGGATTGCTGTTGGAATAAGAGAAGGGGAGAAAAGGGTATTGCAGCAGATAATCCAAATTTTCAGAGACAGGGAGCTGGAATTGGATCAATTGGAATATTACCAAGAAAGGAGGCTAAAGGATCTTGGGCTATGTGGGGAGCAAGGTGAAATAATCTTTTGGGAGTCCAAATAGAAGGCCCCTTCTACTGCCTTAACAAAAAGGCTGAGAGAACATCAAAACATCCTTTTTCAGGAATTAAATACATGGGGTTCCATTATTGGCGTGTTCTTGTCCACCTGATGTTTCAATTAATCTGTGAGTAAATATTTGGTTTCTTCTAAAATCAAATAGGCTAGGTACATTGTCTCCatattttaattaactaatttatattaataattGGTGATGAAATATCCTTTATTATATCCGTATCACAGCTTACGTGTTGCACAGTTCAGTTAACGTTActatgtatttttctttttacttgcATTTATCATCCTTCGTTAATGATgcagtttttttgtttttgtttattctttttttgttttcttttgtttttgggTTGAACAATGTGAGGGTTGATGGATTCAAATAAATGTCTAAGTTTAGTCGATTGAGTTATGGCCATGCTGGTTCGTTTGGAGAGATTCAACTCAATAATAATCCTTgatggtattttttcacgataTTGATATGAATGGATGATTTACTCTGCACAACAATTTAGAATACAACTTTGATATTAACTTGAAGAATAGGGAGAAGTTTTAAGAACTCTCTAGTTTGTTTCTGGAACGGATTTTGTTTACTGAAATAGTGTTCATATAGCATAGACATATCAACAACCcctttctctttttaaatttttaatatttaaatagtttattttctatttatttattacttattttaaataactacatATTTATAAATGAAGGAATCAAATCGTCAGCAAAAGTTGCTTTGGTTCGATTCAAAATAAAATGCAGAAAAAGTTGAAACAAAAGTACAGAAATCATGTATTTGCAATTTAGAAGTCAAGCATTAAggaaaaagataataaagacATTATGCCTTTGCAGAAAATACTTTTGCTGCAACGCTCTTCCTCCATTGTTTATCTACTTCAGTAGGCCTTCTTTGCTATGACTCATTGAAATGAAAGACTGGGGGGAGTCCTTGTGAGAGAGGGAAATTTGGAAGAGAGTAGGATGAAAGGTTTAGATAACTGCTTTTTTTCGTTTTAAGAGAGAAATAAAGATTCTAGAATAGGAGAAAATGTGAGTGAGCTTCCCTCTACACTATATTGTGTGCGCAAGTGGGCTCaaatgtaccaaatatattacggccaattaatcgcgtgttgacgGGTATTTTTGGCATTTTTTATTGTAGACCTGTGagttttttcgttttcgaaattgttttatacagtgtaaataatttaccaatttgttatgttttttagAAAACCCATTTTTCTTATCACTGTTTTGTAAAGGCAGTTTgagttttcttttaaaaaagtatatattaaataaaagaatttgCAACTGTTAACATTTAATAATTTAAGAATATGATTATGCACCTCTTTGCAAATGTTGAAAGAGAAATTttgaaccaatcacaaattgcaaCGTCATTTCTCAATCGAAGATTTTCGTATCCCAATATGTAATTGAAGACATAAGTTAGTTCATCTAGGTTAAAATTCTTAAGATAATCATATTTATGCatcaattttcttattttgtcgATCTAGGGAAACTAAAGAGTCAACGGAGCAAAAAGGACTTAATTTCGAgctaaaacaaaagaaaagaggtcAAATAAAGATCGGTTGCAAAATGATAATTTCGGCTTCATTGGCGTCGTGCCACGACGCCTTAGACCTGAGAGCTTTAGCAACTTCGTGACACCAATACAAGGGCCACAACACTACCACCAATTGCTGCAACGCCCAACTGTATTGTCCCAGCGCGCACGTTTCCTCCCCAAGTTGTTATAAATCCCcattcttttgtattttctcATAATGCAACATCCACATCAAATTGTCATTAGTTGTGTAAgagtattatttaaatattttcttgtGTATTTACATCAAGGAGAAAGGGAAATAAATACAAGTTCTATGAGGTAAGAAAGGtaacaaataatacaaaatcatacaaaataagataatatcttcttaattacagtaaaatatatatacattaataccctccctcaaactcaaggtggcAGAGTAGCTGTCAGCTTGAGTTTGGTACGCAATTGATTGAAGCGAGTAGATGGTAAGACTTTGGTGAAGATATCAGTTGGTTGCTCAGTGGTGGAGACAGGTTGCAAAAGAAGAGTGTTACTCAAGAGATGATGACGAATGAAGTGACAATCATTTTCGATGTGCTTTGTACGCTCATGGAAACATCATTGTGGGAAATTTGGATGGCACTACGATTATCACAATAAAGAAGAGTGGTACCTTGCTGGGGAACACCCATATCAGCAAGAAGCCAACGAAGCCATAACAGTTCAGCGGTAGTATCAGCAAGAGCACGATATTCTGATTCAGTACTAGAACGAGAGACAACACTTTGTTTCTTACTACGCCAAGAAATGAGAGAATCGCCTAAGTAGAAGCAGTAGCCTGTTGTAAAACGCCGATCAGTGGGATCTCTAGCCCAATCTGCATCAGAATAGCCAGATAATACAAGAGAGGATTGAGAAGAAAACTGAAGTCCATGCCCCAAAGTCCCTTTGATATAGCGAAGGATACGTAGTACGGCAGTAAAATGGATGGTTCGAGGAGCAGCCATAAATTGGCTAACAATGTGAACAGCATATGCAATGTCTGGGCGAGTCACTGTTAGATAGATGAGACTGCCAACTAGTTGCCGATACAGACTGACATCTTCAAGAGGAACACCATTATAAGGGGTCAAATGAACATTGGGATCTAACGGCGTTGAAGCGGTGTTAGAGTCAGTGATTCCTGAGCGAGCTAAAAGATCAGAGGCATATTTAGTTTGGGACAATAAATACCCGTCTGAGCGGCGAGAGACTTCAAGGCCAAGAAAGTAGTTGAGAGATCcaaggtctttcatttcaaaatgttgaccaaGGTAATGTTGGAGATCAGATATAGCTTGTGGATCATTACCAGTGATaatcatgtcatcaacatagagaAGAAGGAGAACAATTCCCTGGGGTGTGTGGCGAGTAAAGAGTGCAGTGTCATGAGGACTAGAAGTAAAACCAAGTTGAGTGATGGTAGAGCTAAATGTGGCAAACCAAGCTCGTGGAGCCTGTTTGAGGCCATATAGTGCGCGACGCAAGAGACATACCTTgtgaggaggagaagaagtACCAGGAAGTGGCTTCATATACACTTCTTCAGAAAGAGTCTCATTAAGAAAAGCATTTTTAACATCCATCTGAAGAAGAGGTCACTGCTTGGCAGCAACAACAGCTAATAAACTGCTAACAGACGTCATTCGAGCCACAGGAGCaaatgtttcttcatagtcaataccatattcttgggaatacccttttgctacaagacGAGCCTTATATCGCTCAATAGTACCATCAGAATGAGTCTTGattttgtagatccatttacaaccaatgaGTCTTTTACCAGGAGGTAAGTCAACATAGTCCCAAATATGCGTCTTTTCAAGAGCCTGTAATTCATCATTCATCGCTTTCTGCCATAAAGGGTCAGTACTAGCCTCTTGATAAGAGGTAGGTTCAACAAGAGAAATAATAGTGAAAAAACAGTGATAATCTTGGAGATGAATAAGAGGTTCCCTTACCCTAGTAGAACGACGAGGAGGGGTGTCTGGAGTAGGTTCAGGACTGTCATCAGAGATGGACGATTGGTCCGAGATTGCCGAAGTAGGTGCAGATTGAGCAAGCTCATTACCAAGAGGAGACTCAGAGGGAGGAAAAAAGTCAATAGATGTGTCAGTGAAGAAAGGTTGAGGACTAGAGAAGGAGATGTGGAAGGAGGACAAACGAGAGAACATAGTATGCTCCCAAAATGTGACATGGCGAGATATACGAAGTCTATTGGAAAGGGGATCCCAACAACGAAAACCTTTATGTTCTGTGCCATAGCCAAGAAAACAATAGAGGCGGACACGTGGTTCAAGTTTAGTGTGTTCATGAGGATGCAGAAGAACAAAGCAGGCACAACCGAAGGTTTTAAATTAGAATAGTTGGGAGGAGTACCATATAGTTTTTCGAATGGAGAGATGTTCTAAAGAACGGAGGAAGGAAGACGATTGATAGTATAGACGGATGTAAGAGCTGCTTCACCCCAAAAT
It includes:
- the LOC127149543 gene encoding uncharacterized mitochondrial protein AtMg00810-like, coding for MDVKNAFLNETLSEEVYMKPLPGTSSPPHKVCLLRRALYGLKQAPRAWFATFSSTITQLGFTSSPHDTALFTRHTPQGIVLLLLYVDDMIITGNDPQAISDLQHYLGQHFEMKDLGSLNYFLGLEVSRRSDGYLLSQTKYASDLLARSGITDSNTASTPLDPNVHLTPYNGVPLEDVSLYRQLVGSLIYLTVTRPDIAYAVHIVSQFMAAPRTIHFTAVLRILRYIKGTLGHGLQFSSQSSLVLSGYSDADWARDPTDRRFTTGYCFYLGDSLISWRSKKQSVVSRSSTESEYRALADTTAELLWLRWLLADMGVPQQGTTLLYCDNRSAIQISHNDVSMSVQSTSKMIVTSFVIIS